A window of Aquitalea denitrificans contains these coding sequences:
- a CDS encoding TolC family protein yields the protein MLALTGCAVSPAPMSLGDRQATLQADRQNMFGHQEPLSGPVSLQEAMARALKYNLDYRVKLMEEAMAQRQLDLSSLDMLPKLAVAAGYTARNKDNASSSQNVVTGEQSLVPSISSEKRSSTADLSLSWNVLDFGVSYYTAQQQSDRVLILQQRKRKVAQQLIQQVREAWWQAVGAQQLEDRIDTLLAETNRALEDARQVEKLKLRAPLEMLNYRRQLLDVIRQMGMVRNALAQAKPRLASIMNVPPGTDFKVAVPKDLPSPELGIKLEQMEEMALLGRPELNEARYNERINVIETRKAIAKLLPGLEFSVGQHYDSNKFLVHNSWSDAGLRVSWNLLNLFSAGPITKAADAQLQVAQAQRMALNMAVLTQVHVAYLDLQGKSRQFAQEQELNDVEQRIYQQNRNATDSGVQGRLPAILADANAVFSTLRLYQSYGDLQNAYGQMASSLGLDALPERTSSYELPALTAAFQGVETHWQSQVSGSKQ from the coding sequence ATGCTGGCCTTGACAGGTTGCGCCGTCAGCCCGGCACCAATGAGCCTGGGTGACAGACAAGCCACACTGCAGGCAGACCGCCAGAACATGTTTGGCCATCAAGAGCCGCTGAGCGGGCCTGTCAGCTTGCAAGAAGCCATGGCGCGTGCACTGAAGTACAACCTGGACTACCGGGTCAAGTTGATGGAAGAGGCCATGGCGCAGCGCCAGCTGGATTTGTCCAGCCTGGACATGCTGCCCAAGCTGGCTGTGGCTGCTGGCTACACTGCCCGCAACAAGGATAATGCGTCCTCATCGCAAAATGTTGTCACCGGCGAACAATCCCTGGTGCCGTCTATTTCCTCCGAAAAGCGTAGCAGTACGGCAGATCTCAGTCTTAGCTGGAATGTGCTGGACTTTGGCGTCAGCTATTACACCGCGCAGCAACAGTCTGATCGCGTGCTGATCCTGCAACAGCGCAAGCGCAAAGTTGCACAGCAGTTGATACAGCAAGTCCGTGAAGCATGGTGGCAAGCGGTAGGTGCGCAGCAGCTGGAAGATCGCATTGATACATTGCTGGCCGAAACCAACCGTGCCCTTGAAGATGCACGCCAGGTGGAGAAACTCAAATTACGCGCTCCACTGGAAATGCTGAACTACCGTCGCCAGCTGCTGGATGTCATTCGCCAGATGGGCATGGTTCGCAACGCGCTGGCCCAGGCCAAGCCAAGACTGGCCTCCATCATGAATGTCCCGCCGGGTACCGATTTCAAAGTGGCCGTTCCCAAAGACCTGCCCAGTCCGGAATTGGGCATCAAGCTTGAGCAGATGGAAGAAATGGCGCTGCTTGGCCGCCCCGAGCTGAATGAAGCACGCTACAACGAGCGTATCAATGTCATCGAAACCCGCAAGGCTATTGCCAAGCTGCTGCCGGGTCTGGAATTCAGCGTTGGTCAGCACTACGACAGCAACAAATTCCTGGTCCACAATTCCTGGAGTGATGCCGGTTTGCGTGTCAGCTGGAACCTGTTGAACCTGTTCAGCGCCGGGCCCATCACCAAGGCAGCCGATGCCCAGTTGCAAGTAGCCCAGGCTCAGCGCATGGCCCTGAACATGGCGGTACTCACCCAGGTGCACGTGGCCTACCTGGACTTGCAGGGCAAGTCCCGTCAGTTTGCTCAGGAACAAGAGCTAAACGATGTTGAGCAACGCATCTATCAGCAAAACCGCAATGCCACCGATAGTGGAGTGCAAGGCCGCTTGCCTGCGATTCTGGCTGATGCCAACGCGGTATTCTCCACCTTGCGCCTGTATCAGAGTTACGGTGACCTGCAAAACGCCTATGGCCAAATGGCCTCCAGCCTGGGCCTGGATGCATTGCCGGAAAGAACCAGCAGTTATGAACTGCCTGCCTTGACCGCCGCTTTCCAAGGGGTGGAAACACACTGGCAAAGCCAGGTTTCCGGGAGCAAGCAATGA
- a CDS encoding efflux RND transporter periplasmic adaptor subunit, translating to MTRAASHALACLLISASTLAATPPSKPLVTPAGNISDGRIRVQLIARNAVTLSGEIAAKIAALPVPEGGSFSKGQALVQFDCGSYRAQLHKAQASLEAATQLLKVNNQLAKLNSAGALDIAQAEGKAKEAAADTSYMQTLVGKCVINAPFSGRVARRIAAVHQYVSPGNPVLDIVDSGALELRMLLPSKWLTTLKPGKKFTVSVDELGSSFPARIERLGAQIDPVSQSILAIGVIEGNGSSLLPGMSGWASFK from the coding sequence ATGACACGGGCGGCAAGCCATGCTTTGGCTTGCTTGCTGATTTCGGCAAGCACTCTGGCGGCAACGCCACCATCCAAGCCACTGGTCACGCCAGCGGGCAATATCAGTGACGGTCGTATTCGCGTGCAGTTGATTGCACGCAACGCCGTTACCTTGTCTGGCGAAATAGCAGCCAAGATTGCGGCCCTGCCCGTACCAGAGGGCGGTAGCTTCAGCAAGGGCCAGGCATTGGTGCAATTTGACTGCGGCAGTTATCGGGCCCAGCTGCATAAGGCCCAGGCCTCGCTGGAAGCAGCCACCCAACTGCTCAAGGTCAACAACCAGTTGGCCAAACTTAACTCGGCAGGTGCGCTGGACATTGCCCAGGCAGAGGGAAAAGCCAAGGAAGCCGCTGCCGACACCAGCTATATGCAAACCCTGGTGGGCAAATGCGTTATCAATGCGCCGTTCAGTGGCAGGGTGGCACGCCGCATTGCAGCCGTACACCAGTATGTCAGCCCGGGCAACCCGGTACTGGATATCGTCGATTCCGGTGCCCTGGAGCTGCGCATGCTACTCCCTTCCAAATGGCTGACCACTCTCAAGCCCGGCAAGAAATTTACCGTGAGTGTGGACGAGCTGGGCAGCAGTTTCCCTGCCCGGATTGAACGACTGGGAGCGCAAATCGACCCGGTAAGCCAGTCCATTCTTGCAATAGGCGTCATCGAGGGCAATGGGTCCAGCCTGCTGCCAGGGATGAGTGGCTGGGCCAGCTTCAAGTAG
- a CDS encoding efflux RND transporter periplasmic adaptor subunit, protein MGHADRSRELAGLLQLLHRARDAISAEQLGFIIVNESQQLLPYRQAALWREGTLRHVAALSGLAELDPTAPYMQWLSRLFRHLAATPAADGSKPDSLRVDTHALPPALAEEWQSWLPAHALWLRLGEQGACLLVRDIPWNDYECKLAEELAHGYGHALLRFAPRHNWREQAGQWLRPGRKQRRVLLVLLLLACMPIRLSVLARGEVTPQDPVLLRAPLSGVIDRIQVQPNQQVKAGDALFDLDATALAGQFAMAAGERDAAQESFRASAQLAVTDDKGKLAMAQDRARLEEKSIAAEYTGLELQRLHVTAPSAGVVVFSDRNDWQGKAVTLGEKVMTLADPAHVELAAWLPAAEAINVAPGDKITLYPNASPTESYDAEITRVAYKAEAVENGLLAYRLQARFVNGSTPRLGQMGTARVYGNWVPLIYYALRRPLTAARQWLGW, encoded by the coding sequence ATGGGTCATGCGGATAGAAGCCGGGAGTTAGCCGGCCTGTTACAACTGTTGCACCGTGCGCGGGATGCCATCAGCGCAGAGCAGTTGGGATTCATCATTGTCAACGAAAGCCAGCAACTGTTGCCTTACCGGCAGGCAGCATTATGGCGGGAAGGCACCCTCCGCCACGTTGCGGCACTGTCCGGCCTGGCCGAGCTGGACCCCACCGCACCGTATATGCAGTGGCTGTCCCGGTTGTTCCGGCATTTGGCAGCCACGCCAGCGGCCGACGGTAGCAAGCCGGACAGCCTGCGGGTGGATACCCATGCGCTTCCGCCTGCATTGGCCGAGGAGTGGCAGTCCTGGCTGCCAGCCCATGCACTATGGTTGCGGCTGGGCGAGCAGGGTGCCTGCCTGTTGGTCCGGGACATTCCCTGGAACGACTACGAATGCAAGCTGGCGGAAGAGTTGGCGCATGGCTACGGACATGCGCTGCTGCGTTTTGCCCCGCGCCACAACTGGAGAGAGCAGGCAGGCCAATGGTTGCGCCCCGGGCGCAAGCAACGGCGTGTGTTGCTTGTTCTGCTTCTGCTGGCCTGCATGCCGATACGGCTTAGCGTACTGGCCCGCGGTGAAGTCACACCACAAGATCCGGTATTGCTGCGTGCACCGCTTAGCGGCGTCATCGACCGGATTCAGGTTCAGCCCAATCAGCAGGTAAAAGCGGGGGATGCCTTGTTCGACCTGGACGCTACTGCGCTGGCCGGTCAATTTGCCATGGCCGCTGGTGAGCGTGATGCCGCGCAGGAAAGCTTTCGTGCCAGCGCCCAATTGGCAGTGACCGACGACAAGGGCAAGCTGGCCATGGCGCAGGACCGTGCCAGGCTGGAAGAAAAAAGCATCGCCGCAGAGTACACCGGCCTGGAGCTGCAAAGACTGCACGTTACCGCACCCAGTGCAGGGGTCGTGGTATTTTCCGACCGCAATGACTGGCAGGGCAAAGCCGTAACCCTTGGTGAAAAAGTCATGACCCTGGCCGATCCTGCTCATGTAGAGCTGGCCGCCTGGCTACCCGCAGCCGAAGCCATCAATGTGGCACCCGGAGACAAGATCACCCTCTACCCCAATGCCTCGCCCACCGAGTCTTATGATGCTGAAATCACCCGTGTCGCCTACAAGGCAGAAGCCGTGGAAAACGGCTTGCTGGCCTATCGCTTGCAAGCGCGCTTCGTCAATGGCAGCACGCCAAGACTCGGCCAGATGGGAACCGCCCGGGTTTACGGCAATTGGGTGCCACTCATTTATTACGCTTTGCGCCGGCCACTGACCGCAGCACGACAATGGCTGGGATGGTGA